The genomic region CCATGTGGGACTCTTTCATTCCCTACCTCGTGCCGGTTTATCCCGGCGACTCTGCCCTTTCTCTTTTTCTTCTCTGCGTTCCTTCGCGTCCTCTGCGCCTCTGCGTTTCATGCTTCCAATCTTGTCTCTTGCAACTCCGCTTTGTCGGGGTTTCTTAACGCAGAGGGGCGGAGGACGCAGAGGCGCGCAGAGAATGACCTGTTGGTGAAGGGAAGCATATATATGCAGACTTCATGACGGGATTAGGAGGCCTGAAATGCCGCGGAATGGCAGCCTTCCGCAAAGGTGTTTCCGGGTAATGGCCACGCACCTCCTTATATACGACGGGGAGTGTCCCCTGTGCCGCCGGAGCGTTGAATGGGTCCGGCGGATGGACCGCCGCAACCGTTTGGAGTATGTCCCTTTTTCCGGCGCGCCTGAACGACTGGCGGCGCATCCGGGGCTTTGGCCGCTGGACACGGACCGGGTCTGGCTGGTTTCCCCGAACGGGCGGGCCGTGTCCGGCGCGGACGCGCTGCCGGAACTGTTGACGGTGACAGGGCGCTTTCCCCTGCTGGTGCCGGTGCTTCGAAACCGTTTCATGCTAGGATTGACGCGATTGGGATATCGTCTGCTTGCCCCAAACCGTTACCGGCTTTCCGCATGGTTTGCGGGGTGCCGCCACGGTGCGTGTGACAGAAAGGACCATTCATGATTGGCTGGGTTTGGCTCTGGCTGCTCATCGCCGTATTCGCCGTGCTCTTCCTGGCCCTGCTCTGGCTGGTGCAGCGGCGCACGGGCGACGCGGGCATCGCGGATGTCGGGTGGTCGGCGGGCATGGGCGCCTCGGCGCTGGCCTGCGCCCTGCTGGCGGAGGGTTCCGCGTTCCACCGCGCGGCGGTGCTGCTGGTGGGCGGGGTCTGGA from Candidatus Hydrogenedentota bacterium harbors:
- a CDS encoding DUF393 domain-containing protein, producing MATHLLIYDGECPLCRRSVEWVRRMDRRNRLEYVPFSGAPERLAAHPGLWPLDTDRVWLVSPNGRAVSGADALPELLTVTGRFPLLVPVLRNRFMLGLTRLGYRLLAPNRYRLSAWFAGCRHGACDRKDHS